In the Thermostichus vulcanus str. 'Rupite' genome, one interval contains:
- the apcD gene encoding allophycocyanin subunit alpha-B, giving the protein MSLIAQVIAQSDAAERFLSSAEIAKLEDFFSKGQIRIRTAQKLADNEQKMVQEGSKRFWAKCPNTPSNKGNPQKTALCQRDQGWYIRLVSYCVLAGNEKPLDDIGLNGMREMYLSLGVPLPNLRVAMSCLKDVAADVLSSEEMAVAAPYFDRLIRAF; this is encoded by the coding sequence ATGAGCCTCATCGCCCAAGTTATCGCTCAGTCAGATGCTGCTGAACGCTTCCTCAGCAGTGCTGAAATTGCTAAGTTGGAAGATTTCTTTAGCAAAGGCCAAATCCGGATCCGGACTGCTCAAAAATTGGCCGATAACGAGCAAAAAATGGTTCAGGAAGGCAGCAAGCGCTTTTGGGCAAAATGTCCCAACACCCCCAGCAACAAAGGAAATCCTCAAAAAACGGCCCTGTGTCAGCGGGATCAGGGTTGGTACATCCGTCTAGTCAGCTACTGCGTTCTGGCGGGCAACGAAAAACCCTTAGACGATATCGGCCTGAATGGAATGCGGGAAATGTACCTATCTCTGGGTGTACCTCTGCCGAACTTGCGGGTAGCAATGAGCTGTCTTAAGGATGTAGCCGCTGATGTCCTTTCTTCTGAGGAGATGGCTGTGGCTGCTCCCTATTTTGATCGTCTCATCCGTGCTTTCTAA
- a CDS encoding allophycocyanin subunit beta, with the protein MKDTITSLINPADEKGSYLDAAALDQLNRYFQSGSMRVKAAKTISSSASSIISKTVASSLLYGDITLPGGNMYPTRRYAACLRDLTYFLRYATYAMLAADASILDERVLNGLKETYITLGVPIDRVIEALNAMKEVLTDSVGTEAGQELGVYLDHIIAGLS; encoded by the coding sequence ATGAAAGATACCATCACTTCCCTAATCAACCCTGCTGATGAGAAGGGTTCCTACTTAGATGCTGCAGCATTGGATCAATTGAATCGCTACTTTCAAAGCGGTAGTATGCGAGTTAAGGCAGCCAAAACCATCAGCTCCAGTGCCAGCAGCATCATCAGCAAAACAGTTGCCAGCAGCTTGCTCTACGGAGATATCACCCTGCCTGGGGGCAACATGTATCCCACCCGTCGTTATGCTGCCTGTCTGCGGGATTTGACCTATTTCTTGCGCTATGCCACCTATGCCATGTTGGCGGCTGATGCCTCTATCCTGGATGAGCGGGTGCTGAATGGCCTCAAAGAAACCTACATTACACTGGGGGTTCCTATTGACCGAGTGATTGAAGCGCTCAATGCCATGAAGGAGGTTCTGACAGACAGTGTTGGAACTGAGGCTGGTCAAGAATTGGGAGTGTATCTAGATCACATCATTGCTGGCTTGAGCTGA
- a CDS encoding chlorophyll a/b binding light-harvesting protein: MTHPSGYPWWAGNARFVDLSNTFIVAHVAQAALIMAWAGGFTLFEVAKFSPDLPMYEQGLILLPHLATLGWGVGAAGQIVDTFPFVAIGFIHLVAAGVLAWGAYFHQTKLPPNLDMEFGKAAKFHFAWDDAKTLGIILGHHLLVLGLGALLLVAKAMVLGGLYDATINQVRLVSQPTLDFATLFDYRTHLFDVNNLEDLVGGHLYVAALLILGGIWHILVPPFSWVKARFLFNADGILSYSLFGIALAGFAASYYCGFNGLAYPEVFYGPTLQLKSAFTPFYFDPTQTEPWAYSSRVWLANAHFYLAFFFLQGSLWHFQRAMGFDWAKLFQAWQQGRQEAGLSQFVYQTVVEIHPQATPEVCYEPAFATPAPLAPKRNQNYIYQSPQKVPSSSLIALNGVRNTLYQVAYHLNSNLFYEVPNTASPFQKTPLQVGYGSPKARINHGERFRALPSIVYELSKARAN, encoded by the coding sequence ATGACACACCCTTCAGGCTATCCCTGGTGGGCGGGCAATGCTCGATTCGTTGATCTCTCCAATACTTTTATTGTGGCCCATGTGGCCCAAGCAGCCCTGATCATGGCCTGGGCGGGTGGCTTTACCCTGTTTGAAGTGGCCAAGTTTTCGCCGGATCTGCCGATGTACGAGCAGGGGTTGATTTTGTTGCCCCATCTGGCCACGTTAGGCTGGGGAGTGGGTGCTGCTGGCCAAATTGTCGATACGTTCCCCTTCGTCGCCATTGGCTTTATTCATCTCGTGGCGGCTGGGGTGCTGGCTTGGGGAGCCTACTTTCACCAAACCAAACTGCCCCCCAACTTAGACATGGAGTTTGGCAAAGCTGCCAAGTTTCACTTTGCCTGGGATGATGCCAAAACGTTGGGGATAATTTTGGGACACCACCTCTTGGTCTTGGGCTTAGGAGCCTTACTGTTGGTGGCCAAGGCCATGGTTTTGGGTGGGCTGTACGATGCCACAATCAATCAGGTGCGGCTGGTCAGCCAACCCACGCTCGATTTTGCCACCCTTTTTGACTATCGCACCCATCTTTTTGATGTGAACAACTTGGAAGATTTGGTGGGAGGTCATTTGTACGTGGCGGCTCTCCTCATTTTGGGAGGTATATGGCATATCTTGGTACCCCCTTTTAGCTGGGTCAAGGCTCGCTTTTTGTTCAATGCCGACGGGATCCTGAGTTACTCCCTGTTTGGTATTGCTTTGGCGGGTTTTGCGGCCTCTTATTACTGTGGGTTTAATGGGCTGGCTTATCCAGAAGTCTTTTATGGGCCAACATTGCAGCTCAAATCCGCTTTTACTCCCTTCTATTTTGATCCCACCCAAACGGAACCCTGGGCGTATTCATCCCGAGTGTGGTTGGCCAACGCTCACTTCTATTTGGCCTTCTTTTTCCTACAGGGATCCCTGTGGCATTTTCAGCGGGCCATGGGCTTTGACTGGGCAAAGCTTTTTCAAGCCTGGCAACAGGGGCGGCAGGAAGCGGGGTTATCTCAGTTTGTTTATCAAACTGTGGTGGAGATCCATCCCCAGGCCACACCTGAAGTTTGCTACGAGCCAGCCTTCGCAACTCCGGCTCCTCTAGCTCCTAAAAGGAATCAAAATTACATCTACCAGTCACCTCAGAAAGTTCCTAGTTCTTCCTTGATTGCACTTAATGGTGTGCGAAATACTCTTTATCAGGTTGCCTATCATCTCAACTCTAATCTGTTTTATGAGGTGCCAAATACTGCTTCTCCCTTCCAGAAAACACCACTGCAGGTGGGGTATGGATCCCCGAAGGCCCGGATAAACCATGGAGAACGTTTTCGCGCTCTACCCAGCATCGTTTACGAATTGAGTAAGGCTCGGGCTAATTAG
- the surE gene encoding 5'/3'-nucleotidase SurE → MRVLLTNDDGIDAIGLENLKLALQPLLTEEQCWVVAPHQQLSGCSHQVTTERPFRAESRGERTFAVEGSPADCVRVGLFKLAPSVDWVLSGINEGGNLGADVYLSGTVAAVREAAMRRIPAIAISQYRAGGKPIDWEQARRWTGHILMELMEQPLPAGAFWNVNLPHLPSGSPLPERVYCPLCTQPLPLDYAVETEGNSTEALWFRYQARYADRARDPQTDTDICFSGRIAITQVQLGAKTTEVVSPQLIRGSEP, encoded by the coding sequence ATGAGGGTGTTGTTGACCAATGACGATGGCATCGATGCTATCGGACTGGAGAATCTCAAGCTGGCCCTGCAACCTCTGCTGACGGAGGAGCAATGCTGGGTTGTGGCGCCCCACCAACAGTTGTCCGGCTGTAGCCACCAGGTGACGACAGAGCGACCGTTTCGCGCCGAATCCCGAGGGGAACGGACCTTTGCGGTGGAGGGATCCCCTGCCGATTGTGTGCGGGTAGGTTTGTTTAAGTTGGCCCCATCCGTCGATTGGGTCCTCTCCGGTATCAACGAAGGGGGAAATCTTGGAGCAGATGTGTATTTGTCAGGAACGGTGGCGGCAGTGCGGGAGGCTGCGATGCGACGGATCCCGGCCATAGCCATTTCTCAATACCGGGCCGGGGGCAAGCCCATCGACTGGGAACAGGCACGCCGCTGGACCGGTCACATCCTGATGGAGCTCATGGAACAACCCTTGCCTGCCGGAGCCTTTTGGAATGTCAACTTGCCCCATTTGCCCTCGGGATCCCCTTTGCCGGAGCGGGTGTATTGTCCACTGTGTACCCAGCCCTTGCCCCTCGACTATGCCGTTGAAACGGAAGGGAACAGCACAGAAGCTCTCTGGTTTCGCTATCAAGCCCGCTACGCGGATCGGGCCCGGGATCCGCAAACCGATACGGACATCTGCTTTTCGGGTCGGATTGCCATTACCCAAGTGCAGTTGGGCGCAAAGACCACCGAGGTCGTTTCACCACAGCTTATCCGGGGTAGCGAGCCATAA
- the gap gene encoding type I glyceraldehyde-3-phosphate dehydrogenase, whose protein sequence is MTTRVAINGFGRIGRAFLRILLSQPALDLEVVAVNDLTEPDNLAYLLQFDSAYGRLAQAVSAAEGHLHVGEHKVRVLAERDPAQLPWKDLGIDLVVESTGFFTKREGAVKHLEAGAKKVIISAPAKGPDLTVVMGVNDDQYDPDRHHIVSNASCTTNCLAPVAKVLLDRFGIETGFLTTCHAYTATQAIVDRPDPKDFRRGRSAAVSIVPSSTGAATAVAEVLPALKGKMDGLALRVPTLTGSIVDFVVRTEQPITKEAVNQAFVEAAEGPMRGVLAIAPAEIVSADIVGDPHSSIVDLGSTMTLGDRTVKVLSWYDNEYGYASRVVDLAVKIGAAL, encoded by the coding sequence ATGACAACACGGGTAGCCATCAATGGATTTGGTCGTATTGGGCGGGCTTTCCTACGGATACTGCTGTCTCAGCCAGCCTTGGATCTGGAGGTGGTGGCAGTGAACGATTTGACCGAACCCGACAACTTGGCCTACCTGCTTCAGTTCGATTCTGCCTATGGACGATTGGCCCAGGCAGTGAGTGCTGCAGAAGGGCATTTACATGTTGGCGAGCACAAGGTGCGGGTGCTGGCAGAACGGGATCCAGCCCAACTGCCCTGGAAGGATCTGGGGATTGATCTGGTGGTGGAATCAACCGGCTTCTTTACCAAACGGGAGGGGGCCGTCAAACACCTGGAAGCTGGGGCCAAAAAGGTGATCATTTCCGCTCCCGCCAAAGGCCCCGACCTAACGGTGGTGATGGGGGTCAACGATGACCAGTACGATCCCGACCGCCACCACATCGTCTCCAATGCCTCCTGTACCACCAATTGTCTGGCCCCTGTGGCCAAGGTTTTGCTGGATCGCTTCGGGATTGAAACGGGTTTTCTCACCACCTGTCATGCCTACACGGCTACGCAAGCGATTGTGGATCGTCCGGATCCCAAGGATTTTCGTCGCGGGCGCTCAGCAGCGGTGTCAATTGTACCCTCCAGTACGGGGGCTGCCACTGCCGTTGCTGAGGTGCTGCCTGCGTTGAAAGGCAAGATGGACGGTTTGGCCTTGCGGGTGCCCACCTTGACCGGCTCGATCGTGGACTTTGTGGTGCGCACCGAGCAACCGATCACCAAAGAGGCCGTCAATCAGGCGTTTGTGGAGGCGGCGGAAGGACCGATGCGGGGGGTATTGGCGATTGCCCCAGCGGAGATCGTGTCTGCCGATATTGTCGGGGATCCCCACTCTTCGATTGTCGATTTGGGTTCCACCATGACCCTGGGAGATCGCACAGTGAAGGTGCTCTCCTGGTACGACAATGAGTATGGTTATGCCTCACGGGTGGTGGATCTGGCCGTCAAGATCGGGGCTGCGCTGTAG
- a CDS encoding GUN4 domain-containing protein yields the protein MATVSLTSVLNIDYRPLQALLEAGSWLEADRLSLQLLCRAAGEGATRRGWLYFSEVSRIPVEDLRTIDHLWRAASEDRFGYSVQRQLWLGVNRNWERLWPIIGWKQGHHWTRYPDEFTWDLSAPKGHLPLSNQLRGVRVLEELLTHKAWEDSSG from the coding sequence ATGGCAACCGTCTCTCTCACCTCCGTGTTGAATATCGATTATCGTCCTCTACAGGCCCTGTTGGAGGCGGGATCCTGGCTAGAGGCGGATCGGCTGAGCCTGCAATTGCTGTGTCGAGCGGCAGGAGAAGGGGCGACGCGGCGGGGCTGGCTTTACTTTTCGGAGGTGAGTCGGATCCCGGTCGAAGATCTGCGTACCATCGATCACCTGTGGCGGGCGGCCTCTGAGGATCGTTTCGGGTACTCGGTTCAACGGCAACTGTGGCTGGGGGTGAATCGCAATTGGGAGCGCCTTTGGCCGATCATCGGTTGGAAACAAGGTCATCATTGGACCCGCTACCCGGATGAATTCACCTGGGATCTCTCCGCTCCCAAAGGCCATTTGCCCCTTTCTAACCAATTGCGGGGTGTTCGGGTGCTGGAGGAATTGCTCACCCACAAGGCTTGGGAAGACTCATCGGGTTAA
- a CDS encoding DUF1995 family protein, which yields MVEQLQLTQFPNLPVDLAQACEQALQATQLAMQAGYRRLLIEIIAPDLKPEVLARPFLELLQPPALVLFSDAGGAALAQREWDPIPDGIQLQSLSSRTQPSPDQSLLLVMPAVYGLDQVERVCQLVSGGDPSGLAAKGRDPKPVILLNPQLQDAATVGVGLAGRRLRQRFLSTFETSYYLRSLVEGALFRAYPDPWSVWQQEEPGLYSVLQTLAAQPTGEEVAELFRATAARDPWSGLQRFLRSLGR from the coding sequence GTGGTAGAGCAACTGCAACTGACCCAATTCCCCAACCTGCCTGTCGATCTGGCCCAAGCCTGCGAACAAGCCCTACAAGCCACACAATTGGCGATGCAGGCGGGGTATCGTCGGTTGCTGATTGAGATTATTGCTCCTGACCTGAAGCCGGAGGTGCTGGCGCGCCCTTTCCTAGAGCTGCTGCAGCCACCGGCTTTGGTGTTGTTTAGTGATGCTGGAGGTGCGGCCCTGGCTCAGCGGGAATGGGATCCCATCCCGGATGGGATCCAACTGCAAAGCCTGAGTTCCCGCACTCAGCCCAGCCCCGATCAGAGCCTATTGCTGGTGATGCCAGCGGTGTATGGCCTGGATCAGGTGGAGCGAGTCTGCCAGCTAGTCAGTGGTGGGGATCCCTCTGGTCTAGCCGCAAAAGGGCGGGATCCCAAGCCAGTCATTTTGCTCAACCCGCAATTGCAGGATGCGGCCACAGTTGGGGTAGGGTTGGCCGGTCGCCGTTTGCGGCAGCGTTTCCTCAGTACCTTTGAAACCAGCTATTATCTGCGCTCGTTGGTGGAGGGGGCTTTGTTTCGGGCCTATCCGGATCCTTGGAGTGTGTGGCAACAGGAAGAACCGGGCCTGTACAGTGTCCTGCAGACTCTTGCCGCCCAACCCACCGGAGAGGAAGTCGCTGAGTTGTTCAGAGCCACTGCCGCAAGGGATCCCTGGTCGGGCTTGCAGCGTTTCTTGCGATCCCTGGGGCGTTAA
- a CDS encoding TetR/AcrR family transcriptional regulator: MPNPTFFNLPEQKRLSVIHVALKEFAQHGYANASLTRIVEQAGIAKGSIYQYFQDKQDLYLYLLELALQEKQTYLRQEMSFFPYLRWLFGIHLAFETQHPNLSSLLKQATHSELPFDDEKLQRIRQASPRYIWQLVRQGVAQGDIRTKNSRLTAFIVNSVMEKLSDFVMGKTGIGSDSTEFVSLKEVDPRTVDKLLDDLVLMLELGVSNYTRKRVDSDEELKSEEDTKNQEITTSLITYQPQSNGLSDLNLVDDSKLQNFDR; encoded by the coding sequence ATGCCAAATCCCACTTTTTTTAACCTGCCCGAACAAAAGCGTCTGTCGGTGATCCATGTTGCTTTGAAAGAATTTGCCCAACATGGTTATGCCAACGCCTCCCTCACCCGAATCGTTGAGCAAGCAGGAATTGCCAAGGGCAGTATCTATCAATACTTTCAAGACAAGCAGGATCTTTATCTCTATCTGCTAGAGCTAGCACTTCAGGAGAAGCAAACCTATCTTCGCCAAGAGATGAGCTTTTTCCCTTACTTACGCTGGTTGTTTGGAATCCATTTGGCTTTTGAGACTCAACACCCTAACTTGAGCAGTCTGCTTAAGCAAGCTACTCATAGTGAACTGCCATTTGATGATGAAAAATTACAGCGCATCCGGCAAGCTTCACCTCGCTACATTTGGCAATTGGTACGGCAAGGTGTAGCTCAAGGAGATATTCGCACAAAAAATTCTCGCTTAACTGCGTTTATTGTCAATTCAGTAATGGAGAAACTGTCCGACTTTGTTATGGGTAAAACAGGTATTGGATCAGATTCAACAGAATTTGTTTCCCTCAAGGAAGTAGATCCCAGAACCGTAGACAAACTTCTGGATGACTTAGTTCTCATGTTAGAGCTAGGAGTCAGCAACTACACAAGGAAAAGAGTTGATTCTGACGAGGAACTGAAATCCGAGGAAGACACCAAAAATCAAGAGATTACAACTTCTTTAATCACTTACCAGCCACAAAGCAATGGATTGTCAGATTTGAATCTAGTTGATGATTCTAAGTTGCAAAATTTTGATAGATAA
- a CDS encoding MFS transporter — protein sequence MLNIVTQKTEASKIGSSQSKSYPILPLLLIVGFVMTGMGVVSPVISLYGATFGVSTTLIGLLTSIFGIARLFVEFPAGTLSERWGRRPLLCLGPCILAISSFAAAQAGSFFSLLIWRAAQGVGSGLYMTGAMTSIADVSTPATRGRMMALYQGALLIGSSFGPMLGGFSAHLWGYTAPFWVFGVVASISAIIAISLFAETLHKHQASPGKHNRHRLSLDDLTVLFRSRDFLLVTFISFGTFFTRTAASWNLIPLVGNERFGMGTDGIGLSLTIMAIGNLFSLPVSGYVVDHYGRRAAIIPASFTVAFSLAMVAWAPSVALFLTAMALFGFSTGVGGPAAAAYVADVAPSGKYGPALGLFRTISDLGFVIGPLLVGSVVDTTNLGYTGGLLVNVVLVLISVICFAVWAKEPEQK from the coding sequence ATGTTGAATATTGTGACCCAAAAAACAGAAGCCTCAAAAATTGGCTCCAGTCAGTCAAAATCTTACCCAATTCTTCCTTTACTTCTGATTGTTGGGTTTGTCATGACGGGAATGGGCGTCGTCTCTCCAGTCATTTCTTTATACGGAGCAACTTTTGGTGTCAGTACTACCTTAATCGGCTTACTCACTTCAATTTTTGGCATAGCTCGCTTATTTGTCGAGTTCCCAGCTGGGACACTATCTGAACGTTGGGGCCGGCGCCCCCTTTTGTGTCTTGGGCCATGTATTTTGGCTATTTCTTCCTTTGCTGCAGCCCAAGCAGGGAGTTTTTTTAGTCTACTTATTTGGCGGGCTGCTCAAGGGGTTGGATCTGGTCTTTACATGACAGGAGCAATGACCTCTATTGCGGATGTGAGCACCCCAGCTACCCGCGGGCGCATGATGGCGTTATATCAGGGAGCCCTTTTGATCGGTTCTTCTTTTGGGCCAATGTTAGGTGGTTTTTCAGCTCATCTTTGGGGATACACAGCTCCCTTTTGGGTATTTGGAGTTGTAGCTAGTATTAGTGCGATAATTGCGATTAGCTTGTTTGCCGAGACCCTCCATAAGCATCAGGCTTCCCCTGGGAAGCATAACAGACATCGGTTAAGCCTTGATGACCTGACAGTTCTATTCAGAAGTAGAGATTTTCTTTTGGTCACCTTTATTTCCTTCGGTACTTTTTTTACCCGTACAGCAGCAAGCTGGAATCTAATTCCTTTGGTTGGTAATGAAAGATTTGGAATGGGGACTGATGGAATTGGTCTTTCATTAACCATCATGGCTATTGGAAATTTGTTTTCATTACCGGTTTCAGGATATGTGGTGGATCACTATGGCAGACGTGCAGCTATTATTCCAGCTTCTTTTACAGTCGCCTTTTCCTTAGCTATGGTTGCCTGGGCACCCTCTGTAGCGCTCTTCTTAACTGCAATGGCCCTATTTGGCTTCAGCACGGGTGTGGGTGGGCCTGCTGCAGCGGCCTATGTTGCAGATGTTGCACCCTCAGGAAAATATGGCCCTGCTTTAGGGCTGTTTCGCACTATTAGCGATCTGGGTTTTGTCATTGGCCCACTTCTGGTTGGCTCTGTGGTCGATACAACTAATTTGGGCTATACAGGAGGCTTGTTGGTCAATGTGGTTTTGGTCTTAATCTCTGTTATTTGTTTTGCGGTGTGGGCCAAAGAGCCCGAACAGAAATGA
- a CDS encoding isochorismatase family protein, whose translation MSKVWDQFLTERDKQVFAASGYGKRAGFGKRPALVVVDVNYNFVGDKPEPILDSIKRWRNSCGEEGWQSVAVIRKLLRSARAKGIPVLYTTGDDLRPDRFDAGAWAWKNGRSYEAYQHEKDGNAIVDEITPSPKDLLIKKMKPSGFFGTCMLSYLVDLEVDSLFVTGTTTSGCVRATVIDAFSYNFRVSVIEDGCFDRSQASHAINLCDMNAKYADVVDSNEVLDFIDSLPEGLFELPQGQLIEMAMT comes from the coding sequence GTGTCAAAAGTATGGGATCAATTTCTAACCGAACGAGACAAGCAAGTTTTTGCAGCTTCTGGGTATGGGAAAAGAGCTGGTTTTGGCAAAAGACCTGCTCTGGTAGTTGTCGATGTAAACTATAACTTTGTCGGAGATAAGCCAGAACCAATCTTGGATTCTATTAAGCGTTGGCGAAACTCCTGTGGCGAAGAGGGGTGGCAAAGTGTAGCTGTTATCCGAAAGCTATTGCGCTCTGCTCGTGCCAAAGGGATCCCTGTTCTTTACACAACTGGTGATGACTTACGTCCGGATCGGTTTGATGCCGGTGCATGGGCCTGGAAAAATGGGCGCAGCTACGAAGCCTATCAACATGAAAAAGATGGCAACGCTATTGTAGATGAGATTACACCTAGTCCTAAAGATCTACTGATCAAAAAGATGAAACCGAGTGGCTTTTTTGGCACCTGCATGTTGAGCTACTTAGTTGATTTGGAGGTAGATAGTCTTTTCGTTACTGGGACAACAACTAGTGGTTGTGTTCGTGCTACCGTAATCGATGCCTTCAGCTACAACTTCCGCGTTAGTGTTATTGAAGATGGGTGTTTTGATCGCTCTCAAGCCTCCCATGCCATCAACTTGTGTGATATGAACGCAAAATATGCGGATGTTGTGGATAGTAATGAGGTGCTTGATTTTATCGATTCTTTGCCTGAAGGACTTTTTGAGTTGCCGCAGGGGCAATTAATAGAAATGGCAATGACTTAA
- a CDS encoding ABC transporter substrate-binding protein, which yields MSEVNVRLNRRQTLFLLGGAATAALASITKPAHAARELVIAEPVHSVGYLPMYVAVHKGYFEEENLKLQINVVQGGGAHAAAVLTGDAWGMIGGPEHCAYAKARGGDLRAVVNVVNRGNVYINAKKGVEIPTSSDWGSFFQGKRIFSAQFGGTPNSILRYLLKEWELDPVQDVTLIEGPSGGAELVTIRSGQADLALTSEPVTTQGIKQGIWDEPFYNVPKELGPYAFSTINIRKDSLDNEPEVVESFVRAIIKGLAFVYSNSEESTEIAREEFPTMALEDLQATLNRSFADELWSPDGIITPESWQTAHNVVRNSGNLTRDVAYEEIIEMKHVRNVIASL from the coding sequence ATGTCTGAAGTCAATGTTAGATTGAATCGTCGCCAAACCCTTTTCCTTTTGGGTGGTGCTGCAACTGCTGCTTTAGCTAGCATTACAAAGCCTGCCCACGCAGCAAGAGAGTTGGTCATCGCTGAACCTGTACATAGTGTTGGTTATCTCCCGATGTATGTTGCTGTCCACAAGGGATATTTTGAAGAGGAGAATCTGAAGCTACAAATTAACGTGGTTCAGGGTGGTGGAGCTCATGCTGCGGCTGTATTGACAGGTGACGCTTGGGGAATGATTGGTGGCCCTGAACACTGTGCTTACGCCAAAGCAAGAGGGGGAGATCTCCGAGCAGTTGTGAATGTTGTAAATAGAGGCAATGTTTACATCAATGCGAAGAAAGGGGTTGAGATTCCAACTTCTAGTGATTGGGGATCCTTCTTCCAGGGGAAGCGTATCTTCTCAGCACAGTTTGGTGGAACACCTAACTCAATTCTGCGGTATCTCCTGAAAGAGTGGGAACTAGATCCTGTGCAAGATGTCACTTTGATTGAAGGCCCTAGTGGTGGAGCCGAGTTGGTCACCATCCGAAGTGGACAGGCAGATTTGGCTCTTACTAGTGAGCCCGTTACAACTCAAGGCATTAAGCAAGGTATTTGGGATGAACCATTCTACAACGTGCCTAAAGAATTGGGGCCTTATGCTTTCTCGACCATCAACATCCGCAAAGACAGTCTGGATAATGAACCAGAAGTAGTTGAGAGCTTCGTTCGAGCTATCATCAAAGGCCTGGCTTTTGTCTACTCCAATTCTGAGGAATCTACAGAGATCGCTCGTGAAGAGTTTCCCACTATGGCATTGGAGGATCTCCAAGCAACATTAAATCGATCTTTTGCTGATGAGCTTTGGAGTCCTGATGGAATTATTACCCCAGAATCCTGGCAAACTGCCCACAACGTAGTTCGAAACTCTGGCAACTTAACTCGGGATGTAGCTTATGAAGAAATCATTGAAATGAAACATGTACGCAATGTGATCGCTAGTCTTTAG
- a CDS encoding ABC transporter permease — MQTVMTSGIPSRIQPLKIGRTLPRERIWPQWVIWNCQVSLVVLLLASWEIGVRMEWIDPFFWSSPSAILDTALIFIRRGDAFIDTWFTFRSTILGFIFGTLGGAIVGLSFWWSRNYSAIFEPFILIFHAIPKLALGPLVILVFGMGLASKVAMAIALTIVVSILNTYSGVQAVDGDLIRLMYSLGANRWQVFTKVVIPSAMPWIISSLRVNIGLALAGAIVGEFISSQYGLGRKILYAGSTYDIALIWVATIVLSTLAMVMYWLVIQLEKWLLKGVMHKKV; from the coding sequence ATGCAAACCGTAATGACATCAGGGATCCCTTCTAGGATCCAACCTCTAAAAATAGGTAGAACCCTTCCAAGAGAGCGAATCTGGCCTCAATGGGTGATTTGGAACTGCCAAGTAAGCCTGGTTGTTTTGCTATTAGCTAGTTGGGAAATTGGCGTACGTATGGAGTGGATCGATCCTTTCTTCTGGTCTTCCCCCTCCGCTATTCTAGATACAGCACTCATCTTCATCCGTCGTGGAGATGCTTTCATCGATACCTGGTTCACCTTTCGTTCCACTATTTTGGGTTTTATCTTCGGTACCCTTGGAGGTGCAATAGTTGGACTATCTTTCTGGTGGTCAAGGAATTACTCCGCAATTTTCGAGCCCTTCATTCTGATCTTTCATGCGATCCCAAAGTTGGCTCTTGGCCCATTGGTGATTTTGGTTTTCGGAATGGGATTAGCTTCAAAAGTAGCTATGGCGATTGCCTTAACTATTGTGGTTTCAATTTTAAATACCTACAGTGGAGTTCAGGCGGTTGATGGTGATTTAATACGTTTGATGTACTCTCTTGGGGCAAATCGTTGGCAGGTGTTTACAAAAGTTGTTATTCCTTCTGCTATGCCCTGGATCATTTCCTCGTTGCGGGTTAACATTGGCCTTGCACTTGCTGGTGCCATTGTTGGTGAATTCATTTCCTCTCAATATGGCTTAGGTCGGAAAATCCTCTATGCAGGTTCAACCTATGACATTGCCCTTATTTGGGTAGCAACTATTGTTTTGTCAACATTGGCAATGGTAATGTACTGGCTGGTTATTCAGCTGGAAAAGTGGCTCCTAAAAGGTGTCATGCACAAGAAAGTATAA